The following proteins are co-located in the Bosea sp. AS-1 genome:
- a CDS encoding Wzz/FepE/Etk N-terminal domain-containing protein, which produces MNGRRLKIGSPMLDYIDDHQSLSTLGFLTLRRRWKLVFTCIALSLAAAAIFVIQRGVSYTASTQFLVYVKEVQPGSDLVISLGRADLTQVENEIEIIRSRGTLTKVVQSLNLADDPEFVPSATLPREIARWLFSVPQATTDEGRGRQEIAVDSLAKHIAIQRIGTSHTILLNVTTSDPQKSALIANEISQIMLQSRVSAEQDGDRSPLLRERLQGLGPSVYVMTPALVPDKPSGPRKLLILLGALVAGFVAGLIAALLLDFRDKTIRTAAQVERFGLECIGALPLLARRMLAASGKAGPDKDRPGQDGLLPAPLAAQTLLRMTAAAEAVKVRVVGIASPTAGEGATTVARHFAQTAARSHRNVLLVEASRSPTRGSSPETRGDFRRGDDGGPDVLAIVGSDEGEGPANWWMHCQRKSLAAYDLIVVGLPPLEQGPAFRLAAQNIDGILLVIQWGGVDRERIERALAVSGTVPTDFIGAVLNKVDDRMIGRFGDKLWQAETIIAARRRLFAAVTPIKPVTGTS; this is translated from the coding sequence TTGAACGGCCGGCGACTAAAGATCGGAAGTCCCATGTTGGACTATATTGATGATCATCAATCATTGTCGACGCTCGGATTCCTTACCCTCCGCCGTCGCTGGAAGCTGGTTTTCACCTGCATCGCCTTGTCGCTCGCCGCGGCTGCGATCTTCGTCATCCAACGGGGTGTGAGCTACACCGCCTCGACGCAATTCCTGGTCTATGTCAAAGAAGTTCAGCCCGGTTCAGATCTCGTCATCTCGCTGGGGCGCGCCGACCTCACGCAGGTCGAGAACGAAATCGAGATCATCCGTTCGCGCGGCACCCTGACCAAGGTGGTGCAATCTCTCAATCTGGCGGATGACCCGGAGTTCGTTCCTTCTGCGACACTGCCGCGGGAGATCGCTCGCTGGCTCTTCAGCGTCCCGCAAGCAACGACCGACGAAGGACGCGGCAGGCAGGAGATCGCCGTCGATTCCCTCGCGAAGCACATCGCGATCCAGCGGATCGGGACGAGCCATACCATTCTCCTCAACGTCACCACCTCAGACCCGCAGAAGTCGGCTCTGATTGCGAACGAGATCAGCCAGATCATGCTGCAGTCGCGGGTCAGCGCCGAGCAGGATGGTGACAGGTCGCCGTTGCTGCGCGAGCGGCTACAGGGGCTCGGCCCCAGTGTGTATGTGATGACGCCGGCCCTTGTCCCGGACAAGCCGAGCGGACCGCGGAAGCTCCTCATTCTCCTGGGCGCACTCGTGGCGGGCTTCGTGGCCGGGTTGATCGCCGCCTTGTTGCTGGACTTCAGGGACAAGACGATCCGTACTGCGGCGCAAGTCGAGCGCTTCGGCCTGGAATGCATCGGCGCGCTCCCGTTGCTCGCACGCCGGATGCTGGCTGCTAGCGGCAAGGCTGGGCCCGACAAGGATCGGCCGGGGCAGGATGGGTTGCTGCCTGCGCCCCTGGCAGCCCAGACCCTTCTGCGCATGACGGCGGCGGCCGAAGCAGTGAAGGTCCGCGTCGTCGGCATCGCCTCACCAACCGCCGGGGAAGGTGCGACAACCGTGGCGCGGCATTTTGCGCAGACGGCTGCTCGCAGCCACAGGAACGTGTTGCTGGTCGAAGCCAGCCGGAGCCCGACGCGAGGATCGTCTCCCGAGACGCGCGGGGACTTTCGGCGCGGTGATGACGGCGGCCCCGATGTTCTCGCGATCGTGGGCTCGGACGAAGGTGAAGGCCCTGCCAACTGGTGGATGCATTGTCAGCGGAAATCACTGGCCGCCTACGATCTCATCGTCGTCGGCCTGCCGCCTCTCGAACAGGGTCCCGCCTTTCGCCTGGCCGCCCAGAACATCGACGGAATCCTGCTGGTGATTCAGTGGGGTGGCGTGGACAGGGAGCGGATCGAGCGCGCCCTGGCGGTATCGGGCACCGTGCCGACGGACTTCATTGGAGCCGTGCTGAACAAGGTCGATGACCGGATGATCGGGCGGTTCGGAGACAAGCTCTGGCAGGCGGAAACCATCATCGCGGCACGACGACGCCTGTTCGCGGCCGTCACGCCGATCAAGCCGGTCACTGGAACATCATGA
- a CDS encoding carbohydrate ABC transporter permease, giving the protein MNAASARSHPRPVTLQTGAATPSKARIVLPGLVGLVIAGLFMVLAGLNLLPLFWGMLTSLKSQPDLFRAPPVLFDFVPTAENYQRVVDSGFLGNIRISVFYCVVTVASVLVLALPAAYAFDRFDFPFRRALFMLVVASIPLSLGAAALLIPNYLYFTRLGLTNSWFTLPLIYTAYQLPMAIWIVKGSLESIPRELDEAAIIDGATHFQILTRVMLPLTRPALGAAGVLTFVACWNEFVAGSVMIDTPDLRPIQPAIYNFIGYFGREWGPLTASAALAILPILIAFALLSRLIVSGLTKGSVKG; this is encoded by the coding sequence ATGAACGCTGCGTCTGCCCGCTCCCATCCCCGGCCCGTCACGCTGCAAACCGGCGCCGCTACGCCCAGCAAGGCCCGCATCGTCCTGCCTGGCCTGGTCGGCCTGGTCATCGCCGGCCTCTTCATGGTGCTGGCCGGACTCAACCTGCTGCCCCTGTTCTGGGGCATGCTGACCTCGCTCAAATCGCAGCCGGACCTGTTCAGGGCACCGCCGGTCCTGTTCGATTTCGTGCCGACCGCCGAGAACTACCAGCGCGTCGTTGATAGCGGCTTCCTCGGCAACATCCGTATCAGCGTGTTCTACTGCGTCGTCACGGTGGCAAGCGTGCTTGTGCTGGCTCTGCCCGCGGCCTATGCCTTCGACCGCTTCGACTTCCCGTTTCGACGGGCGCTGTTCATGCTCGTGGTTGCCAGCATCCCGCTGTCGCTGGGAGCGGCCGCGCTGCTGATCCCGAACTATCTGTATTTCACGCGGCTCGGCCTGACCAATTCCTGGTTCACGCTGCCGCTGATCTATACGGCCTACCAGCTCCCGATGGCGATCTGGATCGTCAAGGGATCGCTCGAGAGCATTCCGCGTGAGCTGGACGAAGCCGCGATCATCGACGGTGCGACGCATTTCCAGATCCTGACGCGCGTCATGTTGCCTTTGACGCGCCCGGCGCTGGGCGCTGCGGGGGTGCTGACCTTCGTCGCCTGCTGGAACGAGTTCGTCGCGGGCTCGGTGATGATCGACACGCCGGACCTGCGACCGATACAGCCGGCGATCTACAACTTCATCGGCTATTTCGGGCGCGAATGGGGGCCGCTGACCGCCTCCGCGGCGCTCGCCATTCTCCCCATCCTCATCGCATTCGCCCTGCTCAGCCGACTGATCGTGTCCGGCCTGACGAAGGGCTCGGTCAAGGGTTGA
- a CDS encoding sugar ABC transporter permease translates to MTMYSRLTGVNYVLPAMALLMLVLFSPVLYGFWFSLFRIQYGAPTDFAGLENYARLLDDPVLGATLERSALFTCAAVALTLVIALALAVWINRLGQRLGFVVQMIVILPWIISTVVATLLFRWVFVSDIGLVGSLVRMAGLPEVQLLNSPGSAMALLIGVSVWKRVGYAVIILLAGLKGISEDYEEAAKIDGANRWQIFWLIVLPLLKTPLLLVTIVLTLSNLNTVETPLVLTGGGPGDATRILPIEVFERAFVTFDLGSATALALAMFAGNILLVFAYVRLAKWKT, encoded by the coding sequence TCAATTACGTGCTGCCCGCGATGGCGCTGCTGATGCTGGTGCTGTTCTCGCCGGTCCTCTACGGCTTCTGGTTCAGCCTTTTCCGCATCCAGTACGGCGCACCGACCGACTTCGCCGGGCTGGAGAACTATGCGCGCCTGCTCGACGACCCCGTCCTGGGCGCGACGCTTGAGCGCAGCGCACTATTCACCTGCGCCGCCGTCGCACTGACGCTCGTCATCGCACTGGCCCTCGCGGTCTGGATCAACCGCCTCGGACAAAGGCTAGGCTTCGTCGTCCAGATGATCGTGATCCTGCCCTGGATCATCTCGACGGTGGTCGCCACCCTGCTGTTCCGCTGGGTCTTCGTCAGCGATATCGGGCTGGTGGGCTCGCTGGTGCGGATGGCGGGCCTCCCCGAAGTGCAGCTCCTCAACAGTCCCGGCAGCGCCATGGCGCTGCTGATCGGCGTCTCCGTCTGGAAGAGGGTTGGCTATGCCGTCATCATCCTGCTCGCAGGCCTCAAGGGCATTTCGGAAGACTATGAGGAAGCCGCCAAGATCGACGGCGCCAATCGCTGGCAGATCTTCTGGCTGATCGTCCTGCCGTTGCTGAAGACGCCGCTGCTGCTGGTCACGATCGTCCTGACCCTGTCTAACCTCAACACCGTCGAGACCCCGCTCGTCCTGACCGGCGGCGGGCCGGGAGATGCGACGCGCATCCTGCCAATCGAGGTGTTCGAGCGCGCCTTCGTCACCTTCGATCTGGGCTCGGCGACGGCACTGGCTCTGGCAATGTTTGCCGGCAACATTCTGCTCGTTTTCGCCTATGTCAGGCTCGCCAAATGGAAGACGTGA
- a CDS encoding GMC family oxidoreductase N-terminal domain-containing protein — translation MWDIIIVGGGSAGCVLANRLSADPARKVLLIEAGRDLKPGEEGAAILDTYPGKAAFDPQNHWPNLMVQTQPHLHNATKRPPPKRYEQPMLIGGGSSINGQIANRGTPDDYDEWGRAGAAGWSWDSVLPYFIKAETDLDYAGPLHGKSGPIPVHRIPRERWPAFSIAAEAAMEAQGYPDIKDQNGAFGDGHFAMTLSNNNGQHRVSTAMAYLDAATRRRPNLTIMTDTNVLSLAMEGRQVVGVDIAKGNGQERLTAREVVVSSGAMHSPALLMRSGIGPGGHLRSLGIEVHVDLRGVGANLQEHPGISLSGYIKPAARLDNSTRRHIHVGMRYSSHVADCGPSDMFLMVAAKSAWHPLGPRIGTIISWINKAHSRGEVRLVSRDPRQEPTADFNYLSDYRDLQRMGAAVHLIAKLFATRPLADIVEMPGASSYSGFAKSLGRQTLRNYLITAPIALAIDALPPLRKLFFQRAVSSGISLRSLLNEPDILEAYVKAHAFGQWHCCGTCRMGSADDPDAVVDGATGRVHGVDGLSIVDASIMPTAPRANLNFPVIMIAERMADLILARPS, via the coding sequence ATGTGGGATATCATCATCGTGGGCGGCGGCTCGGCCGGCTGCGTTCTGGCAAACCGTCTGTCCGCCGACCCTGCGCGCAAAGTCCTGCTGATCGAGGCTGGGCGCGACCTCAAGCCCGGCGAAGAGGGCGCGGCGATCCTCGACACCTATCCCGGCAAGGCGGCGTTCGATCCACAGAATCACTGGCCGAACCTGATGGTCCAGACGCAGCCGCACCTGCACAATGCAACGAAGCGGCCTCCGCCCAAGCGCTATGAGCAACCGATGCTGATCGGCGGCGGCTCCAGCATCAACGGCCAGATCGCCAATCGCGGCACCCCCGACGACTATGACGAATGGGGGCGAGCCGGCGCGGCGGGCTGGAGCTGGGATTCGGTGCTGCCCTATTTCATCAAGGCCGAAACCGACCTCGATTATGCCGGGCCGCTGCATGGCAAGAGCGGACCCATCCCGGTCCATCGCATCCCGCGCGAGCGTTGGCCAGCCTTCTCGATCGCTGCCGAGGCCGCGATGGAAGCGCAAGGCTACCCCGACATCAAGGATCAGAACGGCGCGTTCGGCGACGGTCATTTCGCAATGACCCTGTCGAACAACAACGGCCAGCATCGCGTCTCGACCGCGATGGCCTATCTCGATGCTGCGACTCGGCGCCGGCCCAATCTGACGATCATGACCGACACGAACGTCCTCTCGCTAGCGATGGAGGGCAGGCAGGTCGTCGGCGTCGATATTGCGAAGGGGAATGGGCAGGAGCGGCTGACGGCGCGGGAGGTCGTCGTCTCGTCGGGCGCGATGCATTCGCCGGCCCTGCTGATGCGCTCGGGCATCGGTCCGGGTGGGCACCTGCGCTCGCTCGGTATCGAAGTTCATGTCGATCTTCGCGGCGTCGGCGCCAATCTGCAGGAACACCCCGGCATTTCGCTCTCTGGCTATATCAAGCCGGCAGCACGGCTGGACAATTCGACCCGTCGGCACATCCATGTCGGTATGCGCTACAGCTCCCATGTCGCGGATTGCGGGCCGTCTGACATGTTCCTGATGGTGGCCGCAAAATCCGCCTGGCATCCGCTCGGGCCACGGATCGGCACGATTATCTCCTGGATCAACAAGGCCCATTCCCGAGGCGAGGTGCGATTGGTTTCGCGGGATCCGCGCCAGGAGCCGACCGCCGATTTCAACTATCTCTCGGACTATCGCGATCTCCAGCGCATGGGTGCGGCCGTGCATCTGATCGCAAAACTGTTCGCGACGCGACCGCTCGCCGACATCGTCGAGATGCCAGGGGCATCGAGCTATAGCGGCTTTGCCAAGTCGCTGGGCCGGCAGACGCTGCGCAACTACCTGATCACCGCGCCGATCGCGCTTGCCATTGACGCCCTGCCGCCATTGCGGAAGCTGTTCTTCCAGCGCGCTGTCTCCAGCGGCATCAGCCTGCGGTCGCTGTTGAATGAGCCGGATATCCTGGAGGCCTATGTCAAGGCGCATGCCTTTGGGCAATGGCATTGTTGCGGTACCTGCCGGATGGGTTCGGCTGATGATCCCGACGCGGTCGTCGACGGAGCGACCGGGCGCGTCCATGGCGTGGACGGCCTCAGCATCGTGGACGCATCGATCATGCCGACCGCTCCGCGAGCCAATCTGAACTTTCCAGTGATCATGATCGCGGAACGGATGGCGGACCTGATATTGGCTCGGCCTAGCTAG
- a CDS encoding heme-binding protein — protein MHTAFNIGCDEAEHVIAAAAREAAQMGVPQNIAIVDAAGHLVAFRRMDGAKFTSIEIAVAKAFSASGAQVETRAIAPRTLPGEPGFGLQNLHGGRFTTLAGGIPLRVAGQVVGAIGVSSGSTFQDQQVAEAGAAAFDALGLSG, from the coding sequence ATGCATACCGCGTTCAATATCGGTTGCGACGAGGCCGAGCACGTCATCGCAGCGGCCGCCAGGGAAGCGGCGCAGATGGGCGTGCCGCAGAACATTGCGATCGTCGACGCCGCCGGCCATCTCGTCGCGTTCCGGCGCATGGACGGCGCCAAGTTCACCTCGATCGAGATCGCTGTGGCGAAGGCCTTCAGTGCGTCGGGCGCACAGGTCGAAACCAGGGCGATCGCGCCGCGGACTCTACCGGGAGAACCGGGCTTCGGCCTCCAGAATCTGCATGGTGGCCGCTTCACCACGCTCGCGGGCGGGATACCACTGCGCGTCGCAGGGCAGGTGGTCGGCGCGATCGGCGTGAGCTCCGGCTCGACGTTTCAGGACCAGCAGGTGGCCGAAGCCGGCGCTGCCGCCTTCGATGCCCTCGGGCTTTCCGGCTGA
- a CDS encoding DUF3102 domain-containing protein — protein MQISATELQDAAQKIKDLRRAATEHAIDIGRELLRVKAKLPHGVFVKWVEKACEFKIRTAQDLMKLAREAESDANAKLVALMVPSTLRVYLSKKTSPAVRDAILKRLENGERVSRSDLYSEASGAKAKMTAEAEGRPLREGFSSSFFTPEPPGSADERRRAAGVDQARMVAELLLRRLSPKDYEQIMDGINWEVWNRVFVWMRAVRIVDSERVELALSNAPAVQTLEVISAKLQ, from the coding sequence ATGCAGATTTCTGCGACGGAACTGCAAGACGCGGCGCAGAAGATCAAGGACCTTCGCCGGGCGGCAACCGAACATGCCATTGATATTGGACGCGAGCTTCTGCGCGTAAAAGCAAAATTACCTCACGGTGTTTTTGTCAAATGGGTTGAGAAGGCGTGTGAGTTCAAAATCAGGACGGCTCAGGACCTGATGAAGCTAGCACGCGAGGCGGAGTCCGATGCGAACGCGAAGCTGGTCGCGTTGATGGTTCCGTCGACGCTGCGCGTCTATCTCTCGAAGAAGACTTCTCCTGCGGTTCGCGATGCCATTCTGAAGCGACTCGAGAATGGCGAGCGCGTGTCGCGCAGCGACCTCTATTCCGAAGCCTCGGGCGCGAAAGCAAAAATGACGGCTGAAGCGGAAGGGCGACCGCTGCGGGAAGGATTTTCTTCGTCGTTTTTTACGCCCGAACCGCCAGGCTCTGCCGACGAGCGGAGACGCGCCGCTGGCGTGGACCAAGCTCGGATGGTGGCCGAGTTGCTGCTGCGCCGGCTCAGCCCGAAGGACTACGAGCAGATCATGGACGGAATAAACTGGGAGGTCTGGAACAGGGTCTTCGTCTGGATGAGAGCCGTGCGGATCGTGGATTCCGAGAGGGTGGAACTGGCGCTGTCGAACGCACCTGCCGTTCAAACTCTCGAGGTCATATCCGCCAAGCTCCAGTAA